TGCTTGCCGCTGGCGGCCTCGCGCCGCATGCGGGTGTTGGTGGCACGCGGCAGCATGCCGTATTCGGCGGTGACCCAGCCCAGGCCCGAGCCCTTGATAAAGGGGGGCACGCGGTCCTCGATGGTGGCGGTGCACAGGACATGCGTGTCGCCCATCTTGATCAGGCACGAGCCTTCGGCATGTTTGGTGAAACCGGTTTCGATTGAAACCGGGCGCATTTCGCTTAGATCTCGTCCAGAGGGTCGCATGGGTCATCCTTTGTCTGTTGCGGTGGGGATACCGCCCGCAAGGGCGTGGATGCAAGCCCGATTGACCTTTTCGGGGCAGGGGATTTAATGGCCACTCAGCCAGGGGGTACCCAGGGGTTTCGATGAGCGATGCGCGCAAAATACTGGACGATTTGAACGACCGCTCGCGCGAGGTGTTTCGCCTGATCGTTGAATCCTATCTGGACAGCGGCGAACCGGTCGGCAGCCGCACCCTGACGCGTACACTCAGCGAGAAGGTCAGCGCCGCAACCGTGCGCAACGTAATGCAGGATCTGGAGTTCCTGGGCCTGCTCGACAGCCCCCATATCAGCGCCGGGCGTATCCCGACGCAGATGGGGCTGAGGATGTTTGTCGACGGGCTGCTCGAGGTGGCGGATCTGAGCCTGGATGATCGGGCCAAGCTGGACGCGACACTGGGCACAAACGCGGGCGACGTGGGCGGGACGCTGGACCGGATCAGCGCCACGCTCAGCCGGGTGACACAGGGGGCCTCGTTGGTGCTGACGCCCAAGCACGAGGCCGAAATCCGCCATATCGAGTTTGTCTCGCTGGCGCAGGATCGGGCGTTGGTGGTGCTGGTCTTTTCGGATGGCCATGTGGAAAACCGCCTGTTTGCGCCGCCCCCGGGGCAGACCCCCAGTTCGATGCGCGAGGCGGCCAATTTCCTGAACGCGCTGATCGAGGGCAAGACCCTCAGCGAGGTGCGCCGCCTGATGCAGACCGAGATCGGCGCCCGCCAGCAGGAAATCGACCAGCTGGCCCGTCAGATGGTCGAAAGCGGTCTGGCGGTCTGGGACCGCGAGGGCGAAGAGGCCGCCCGGCTGATCGTGCGCGGGCGGGCGAATCTGCTGGAGGGAACCGGCCAGGAACAAGAGCTGGAGCGGATCCGGGTGCTGTTCGACGATCTTGAGCGCAAGCGCGACATCGCCGAGTTTCTGCAACTGACCGAAGACGGCGAAGGTGTGCGCATTTTTATCGGCTCCGAGAACAAACTTTTCTCACTTTCGGGTTCCTCTTTGGTGGTGTCTCCATATATGAACGCGGATCGAAAGGTTATCGGTGCGGTGGGGGTGATCGGCCCGACGCGCCTGAACTATGGTCGCATCGTTCCGATCGTGGATTACACGGCACAGCTGGTCGGGCGTCTGATTTCCGACCGGAGTTAGAGGTAGAAAGATGGCAAAGCCGAACAACGAAGAGTTTCTGGACGATATCGCAACCGCCGAGGCCGAGGAACTGGCCGAGGAGATGGCCGAGATCAGCGACGAGGCGGCAGAGCTGGATACGCTGCGGGCCGAGCGGGATGCGTTCAAGGACAAATTCATGCGCGCGCTGGCAGATGCCGAGAACGTGCGCAAGCGGGGCGAACGCGCCCGGCGCGAGGCCGAGCAATATGGCGGTTCGAAACTGGCCCGCGACATGCTGCCGGTCTATGACAACATGAAACGCGCGCTGGAAACCGTGACCGACGAACAGCGCGCGGTATCGGGGGCGCTGATCGAGGGCATCGAACTGACGATGCGGGCGCTGCTGGATGTGTTCGGCAAGCATGGCATCCAGGTGCTGTCGCCGCAGGTGGGCGACCGGTTCGACCCGCAGATGCACGAAGCGATGTTCGAGGCGCCGGTGCCCGGCACCAAGGCGGGCGATATCATCCAGGTTTCGGCCGAAGGCTTCATGCTGCACGACCGTCTGCTGCGCCCGGCGCAGGTCGGCGTATCGTCGATGCCCGCGGGCTGATTTGGCTGCGCCAAGCCTCCGGCAGGAGTATTTTCAGCAAAATGAAGGGGCGGTCAGCGGGCCGCCTCTTTCAGTTTATAAAGCATCTCCAGCGCCTGGCGGGGGGTCAGCTCGTCGGGGTGGATCTCCTTGAGCATCGCATCGGCGGGTGAGGTTTTGGGCGCGGGTGGTGGCAGTGGCGGCGCGGCCGAGAACAGCGGCAGATCGTCGATCAGCGCCTTTTGCTTGCCGCCCTCGCGTTCGGATTTCTCCAGCTGGTCCAGAACCACCCGGGCACGCGCGACAACCGAAGGCGGCAGGCCCGCAAGCTGGGCGACCTGCACACCATAAGAGCGGTCGGCGGCGCCTTTGCGCACCTCGTGCAGGAATATCACCTCGCCCTCCCACTCTTTGACCGCGACGGTCAGGTTCTCGACCCCGTCGAGGGTCGCGGCGAGCGCGGTCAATTCATGGTAATGGGTGGCGAACAGAGCGCGGCAGCGATTGGTCGCGTGAAGATGTTCCAGCGTGGCCCAGGCGATGGAAAGCCCGTCATAGGTGGCGGTGCCGCGCCCGATCTCGTCCAGGATGACCAGCGCATGGTCGTCGGCCTGGTTCAGGATGGCGGCGGTTTCCACCATCTCGACCATGAAGGTCGAGCGGCCGCGCGCCAGATCGTCCGAGGCGCCGACGCGGCTGAACAACTGGCTGACCACCCCGATATGGGCGCTGTCGGCGGGCACGTAACTGCCGATCTGGGCCAGCAGGGTGATCAGCGCGTTCTGCCGCAGATAGGTCGATTTACCAGCCATGTTGGGGCCGGTCAGCAGGCGGATCGCGGCGCCCTTGTCGGCGCTGAGATCGCAGTCATTGGCCACAAAAGGATCCCCCCCCTGACGGCGCAGCGCGTGTTCCACCACCGGGTGGCGGCCGCCTTCGATGGCAAAGGCGCGCGAGGGATCGACGCTGGGCCTGCACCAGTTTTCGGCGCGCGCCAGATCGGCCAGCGCGGTGGCCAGATCCAGTTCGGCCAGGCCGCGTGCGGCGATATTAAGGCGGGCGGCCTGCTCCAGAACTGCCCCGGAAAGGCTTGAATAGAGCCGCTTTTCGATCTCGAGCGCGTGATTACCGGCGTTCAGGATACGGGTTTCCAACTCGCTCAGTTCGACCGTAGTAAAGCGCACCTGATTGGCTGTGGTCTGGCGGTGGATATAGGTCTCGCTCAGGGGCGGGTTCAGCATCTTGGCCGCGTGGGTCGCGGTGGTTTCGATGAAGTAGCCCAGCACGTTGTTGTGCTTGATCTTCAGCGAGGCGATGCCGGTATGTTCGGCATATTTCTGCTGCATCCCGGCGATGACGCCACGGCCCTTGTCGCGCAGCTCGCGCGCCTCGTCCAAATCGCTGTCATAGCCTGGCGCGATAAAGCCGCCATCACGGGCTAGTAGCGGCGGTTCGGCCACCAACGCGGTGTCGAGCAGGCCAAGCAACTCG
The window above is part of the Ruegeria pomeroyi DSS-3 genome. Proteins encoded here:
- the mutS gene encoding DNA mismatch repair protein MutS gives rise to the protein MMAQYLEIKEAYADALLFYRMGDFYEMFFDDAVAAAEALDIALTKRGKHEGEDIPMCGVPVHAAEGYLLTLIRKGFRVAVCEQMESPAEAKKRGSKSVVRRDVVRLVTPGTLTEDALLEARRHNFLVAYAEVRSGAALAWADISTGDFHVMPVTRPRLSPELARLAPSELLVVDEPVFQQLRPLADDHRIPLTPLGKASFDSMAAEKRLCELYKVGSLEGFGTFARAELSAMGALIDYLDITQKGKLPLLQPPVQEAEDRVMQIDAATRRNLELTRSLSGERGGSLLSVIDRTVTPGGARLLEQRLGSPSRNLDVIHARLSALDFCIDHSTLAADLRAALRKTPDLDRALSRLALDRGGPRDLAAIRNGLGQAEAIAALCDGLELPGLIAGACADLNGFDELLGLLDTALVAEPPLLARDGGFIAPGYDSDLDEARELRDKGRGVIAGMQQKYAEHTGIASLKIKHNNVLGYFIETTATHAAKMLNPPLSETYIHRQTTANQVRFTTVELSELETRILNAGNHALEIEKRLYSSLSGAVLEQAARLNIAARGLAELDLATALADLARAENWCRPSVDPSRAFAIEGGRHPVVEHALRRQGGDPFVANDCDLSADKGAAIRLLTGPNMAGKSTYLRQNALITLLAQIGSYVPADSAHIGVVSQLFSRVGASDDLARGRSTFMVEMVETAAILNQADDHALVILDEIGRGTATYDGLSIAWATLEHLHATNRCRALFATHYHELTALAATLDGVENLTVAVKEWEGEVIFLHEVRKGAADRSYGVQVAQLAGLPPSVVARARVVLDQLEKSEREGGKQKALIDDLPLFSAAPPLPPPAPKTSPADAMLKEIHPDELTPRQALEMLYKLKEAAR
- the hrcA gene encoding heat-inducible transcriptional repressor HrcA, encoding MSDARKILDDLNDRSREVFRLIVESYLDSGEPVGSRTLTRTLSEKVSAATVRNVMQDLEFLGLLDSPHISAGRIPTQMGLRMFVDGLLEVADLSLDDRAKLDATLGTNAGDVGGTLDRISATLSRVTQGASLVLTPKHEAEIRHIEFVSLAQDRALVVLVFSDGHVENRLFAPPPGQTPSSMREAANFLNALIEGKTLSEVRRLMQTEIGARQQEIDQLARQMVESGLAVWDREGEEAARLIVRGRANLLEGTGQEQELERIRVLFDDLERKRDIAEFLQLTEDGEGVRIFIGSENKLFSLSGSSLVVSPYMNADRKVIGAVGVIGPTRLNYGRIVPIVDYTAQLVGRLISDRS
- a CDS encoding nucleotide exchange factor GrpE, with product MAKPNNEEFLDDIATAEAEELAEEMAEISDEAAELDTLRAERDAFKDKFMRALADAENVRKRGERARREAEQYGGSKLARDMLPVYDNMKRALETVTDEQRAVSGALIEGIELTMRALLDVFGKHGIQVLSPQVGDRFDPQMHEAMFEAPVPGTKAGDIIQVSAEGFMLHDRLLRPAQVGVSSMPAG